The Leishmania braziliensis MHOM/BR/75/M2904 complete genome, chromosome 24 DNA window agagagagagaaagaggcagggCTGGGCCACCTGCCCTCTGTTATTCTCTGTCGccctacccccccctccccccttcctcccaccACCTTTGTACTTCATGGACTGAGTGTGTAAAGCCACGTCACTATTTCCTCTTTTATTGctgaggcacacacacacacacacgtatgcCTATGCATGTAGGCATCGCTTGCGGTGAAGATCACCTCCGTTGACAGtccaagacacacacacacgcgcacacacacacaactcatcaacaaacgcacaaaagGCTTCTtgaaaggaggaaagaggtgcacacacgtgtgccCTTCTCGCATTCGCGTCTGTGTCTCCAAAACTCGCTCTCCGCTCCGTACTGGGATTCAGCCCGActgccttttcctttcatCGTCCCTCGAGCGTCTTCTTTCCCTGCTCCCTTCGCTTGcaagggtgtgtgtgtgtgggcgtgcgtACAACAACTTATCCGAATTTCGAGGCGGTGGCTCCCCTTTGGCCTTTTCTTATCCACCGCTTTATTTGCTTTATTCCACTGCTTAGCACAAACTAAAAAAACAGCACAGagactcacacacacacggcgacCTCATTCCCCTTGTTGAGCTGCGAACCTTCGCGAATGTGGGAAAGCTCGGCAAGCACACgcgtgtgtcggtgtgtggaggaagcgggagaggggCCGCACGATTAGGGATGGGGGGTGTGGACGAGTGAGCCTCACACGCGCGGCAGAGCCGTCCACCGCGCCGCGCCTAGACGCGCTCGCCCTTCAGCCCGTCCTTCCAGAAGTAGAACTTCGGCGTCTCGCCATCCCAGCGGCACAGCACGATCATGCCGTTGTCCGGGTCCTCGTCATTGCCCTCCGGGATGAAGAACTGGTAGTCGTCGATGTCCTTCAGCACCTTCTTCACGAACGCCGCAGCATTCGCCTGGAacgccttcttctccgcctcgtcctcgatcttctccagcagctgcttcatgTAGCCGCGGATGTGCGCCATGTACGACGCCTTGTCGTACGACGTCTCGGTGTACCGGTTGTTGTGCACCACATCCACCACGCGCTCCTTGCCCTCCGCAACATCGCCCGTCGCGCCCTCCGCAGCGTCCTCGTCCACGTTGGCAGAGATACCGTAGTCCTCGCCACCAACGTCGATGTAGCGGCCGACCACCACGTACACGATGTCGCCCTCCACCTCGAACGGGCGGTCGTTGTCGCACACAACCTCGGCGCCGGTCAGCACGTCCTTGAAGATCTTCATGATGATGAGCGCGAGAGAAGGTGAGCGATGAGGGATGTGTGGAGCTTAACTTACAGGTGAGTTGAGCTGCGCACcggaagagggggagcacACGGGCACAGGGATCACACGAGAGAGGGTGGTCGGGCGCGTGGGtatgtgagagagagaatgagacGTGTGAAGggtgcagagagggggagaggggaggaacaACTACCGAAAAGACGTCATCAAAGACGGCAAGTATGAAGAAACAAGAGGGATGGGGCGAGGGTGTACAGAAGGCACGTCGGTGCCCCCGAGTGgttggggaaggggagggagaagtacacacacacgcagataGATATAGAGAGTGATAGAGATATAAGCGCACGATGTGTTAATGGTGTTTGACGCCCCTTTCTCGCCCGTTCGCTTTCACCTCACCCTCAAGTCGAATGAACCACAGTAGAGATACCCATACAGACGAAGCTGAGAGGGATCtacgggggggaggggcagtgATGACAAAGTAAAtcgcctccccacccccaccccaccctctAATCGCCTCCGCATGCTCCACGCACACGGgcatgggggagggggggaatTTCCTTACCCAAtctcatttttttctttcatgAGGCCCCCCTCTCGTGTATGCCGGTGGCTATGGCTGTGCTGTGAGCGCATGTTCTTCTTGCTCGCACTGAATTGACTTGACACTTAGCGGTTAAGACTTCCCATCCCAACAAAATTTACATCATCatctcaccaccaccaccaccgcccagCATCATCATCGCTTTTTccgtgcctctctcctcccaccGTACCGCTATCGATGTCTCTCGCACATATGCGCATGCCTCCAGTGAAAGTGatctcgcccccccccctccccgatACACCAAACACAAAGTTGGAAGGGGTAGGCCAGCGAGCCAGAACATGGCCCGCGCATGCGCAGTGACACACCACATCTGA harbors:
- a CDS encoding putative IgE-dependent histamine-releasing factor, with amino-acid sequence MKIFKDVLTGAEVVCDNDRPFEVEGDIVYVVVGRYIDVGGEDYGISANVDEDAAEGATGDVAEGKERVVDVVHNNRYTETSYDKASYMAHIRGYMKQLLEKIEDEAEKKAFQANAAAFVKKVLKDIDDYQFFIPEGNDEDPDNGMIVLCRWDGETPKFYFWKDGLKGERV